The Bombus huntii isolate Logan2020A chromosome 18, iyBomHunt1.1, whole genome shotgun sequence genome contains the following window.
CGTCGACCAGCCTATGGCGACCTTTCCAGCCTGGGCCAGTTTCCTCACTGCACTGGCAGGGCCTCGTATCCATACGGTACCAAGTCCGTTCCGGGCGAGGCGGATTTCTCCAAGCCGGATGTCCTCCGGCTTGCAGCCGCTCTCCCTCGCCAGGGTGTTCTGGATTTCCGCCTTGGTGGCCGCTATGTCTATCAGGGACACCCTTGCCTCCGCGGCTCGGAAGGGGGTCGCCACGCGGACCTCGTTCGGGTCCAGAGCCCGCGTCAGCTGTGCTGCGAGCGCTGCGGCATTCCCCCTTCCCTGGTCCTCAGGGACCTCTAAAATGACACCTCCGGTGATAGTCTTCCGCATCCTCATCGTGTTGATGCCGAGCTCGGTCAGGGAGACACTGTCCTTGGCCGCAGCCGGCACCTCCGCGTAGGATTGGCTCGATTTGTCCGTCAGGGTGATTGTTACCGCTGACGTTCGCGGTGCGCGCGGGAGGGGCCCCCTGCCTCCCCCTCTTCGTGCGTTCTCCAATCCACTCTCCGGAGTTTTCTTCTGGCTCTCCGCCCCTGTCTCGGGGATCAGCTTCGCCGGCTGCTTCTTCCCtgcctccttcttctttcctcttcttttccttccgACGGTCTGCCATTCGGTGACAGCCGTTCGGCCTCCCTTGGGCGCTGGGGTGCTTGGGGCTCCAGGCTCCATCCCTCTCGTGTTCGCGGCAGGGGCGACCTCctttccttctcctttttctgtTCCCTGCAGTTGTTCCTCCAGTCGGTGCAGCAAGGATCTCATCTCCTCTACATGGTGCTCGACTGCAGCGAGACGCGCCCTGTAGCTGCTCTCATCCGCGGAGGGGCGCGAGGCCGGCTCTTTTCGGAGTGCCTCTACCACCGCCTCCAGTGTTGCTATGCGTCCTTGCGCTATAGCGAGTGCGTCGGTGACAGGGTCCGTTCTCCTCACTATCTCTGTCACGCCCGCGGTGATGGTTCTCGCCGCCTCCTTCAGGGTTTTCCCCTGCGCGCCCTTGTGGCCGCGGGGTGCCTCGGCAGCCTTGGCCACCTCGGCGGCCCGGCGAATCAGTTCGGCTCCTATGTCCGCCGTTGTGGCTGTTCTCATTTCTTCAGCCGGGTCCGCGGGGAGTTCGGGGGATTCGTTggccttctttctcttcgctcgGGGTGCTTCTCTGGCGGGGGTTTCCTCCTCCTCTGTTGTTTCCTCAGTCCATATTCCCTCCTTGTCCAGCGTGAAGCGGGAGGGTCCCTCCTTTGGCGGCATCGCCTTCGTCATTCTCCTGGTGCTAACGTGCTGCGGCTCCGCAGCCAGTTCCGTTTCCCTCCGTCCCCTATCGTTTTCCTCTACCTCCTTCTCTTTCGCCATGGTTGCGTCCGTTTCCCCGTTGGGCGGGAAATGTCGCTCGGTCAACACTTGCCACTCTGCCAGTCGCTGTCACTTTCAAGTGGCCCGTGCAAcgcgcttcggcgcacgcgccAATATGGCTGCGTCTGGGTAGTTCCTCGAGTTGCCCGTGTAGCGGCGCTGTTGTCACGCGTCCTAATATGGCTACTTCACCGTCCTAACCTCACACTTGGTTGGTTTTGCTTTAACTCCTCCTTGTCCAAGCCGGACTTCCCGTATCCACACCCGTTTTGCGCTCGCAGGCACTAGTCCTCCACTCTGGTTACCTCCCTTGCCCAGGCTCTCCAGTTTTCCGGAGATTTCGATTACGCTCGCAGCTCCGTCCTGTCTACGTCTGCCTCCCATGTATCCCCACCACTTCCCATCTACGATTTATACCTACTCAACAGTGTAACTTAAGTGTTAGAAATAAAAACCTTATAACCCTgcgaatcacagtgttatactaactgaatcacccctattatcttaacggaaatcaggggatcgatcaactcatggtgtcgattattataatcgtaacgggaatttacgacttccgttgacgtctctcctcgcgattgcgtctccccgcgattggtcgaaaatacaAACGCTAAGATCCATTATAAATGCACCCTGGTATGTCGTCAACGAACTAATAcgtcgcgacctcaagataccaacagtcaaagagaaaataacaaaatatagcgatagatatagcaaaagagtcaacaaacatcGAAACCCCTTAATtactggactacttgatacgtCGGACCGGatccgcaggctgaagagacactacccgctagacctaaacgctagattcaattagctatctaaattaagtaatatttacttatttataatacttacttataaattatacttatctataataagtattaacttattataaatatttagccatgtcactgcaccacgccagaaaaaattactgaaaattctcaatgcgagaattgattgtaaattttaataaataaaaaaaatctggCTGCGATCTTGTGCGCGATGTGTGGCCTGGTTTAGGCGTCGTCCGACGCAACATACCCTTTTGATAATTGGAACGGAATATCATGGTGGCCAGTTTCGATATATTGTTGATTTCCTTGGATTGCTTGGGCATAAGACATTGAAGTAGTAGAGAATTTTTGAGGACTGGGTACTTGATTGGTTGTCTCTTTTGCTCTGGGTTTAGGGTACTTATTTGTGTACAGGGTTTTATGGGCAGCGCAACCTTTATAGTTCGCAGGGTGGTCTCCTTCACAGAGGATGCACTTCGCAGGGCTTTCGACCTattgattaggtcgattcctggtgctttattattttttgttttctcgattatgtttctaatttcttgtgctgttgttTTAGGT
Protein-coding sequences here:
- the LOC126875573 gene encoding uncharacterized protein LOC126875573, coding for MAKEKEVEENDRGRRETELAAEPQHVSTRRMTKAMPPKEGPSRFTLDKEGIWTEETTEEEETPAREAPRAKRKKANESPELPADPAEEMRTATTADIGAELIRRAAEVAKAAEAPRGHKGAQGKTLKEAARTITAGVTEIVRRTDPVTDALAIAQGRIATLEAVVEALRKEPASRPSADESSYRARLAAVEHHVEEMRSLLHRLEEQLQGTEKGEGKEVAPAANTRGMEPGAPSTPAPKGGRTAVTEWQTVGRKRRGKKKEAGKKQPAKLIPETGAESQKKTPESGLENARRGGGRGPLPRAPRTSAVTITLTDKSSQSYAEVPAAAKDSVSLTELGINTMRMRKTITGGVILEVPEDQGRGNAAALAAQLTRALDPNEVRVATPFRAAEARVSLIDIAATKAEIQNTLARESGCKPEDIRLGEIRLARNGLGTVWIRGPASAVRKLAQAGKVAIGWSTAKVEAIERRPLQCYRCLRLGHTGKTCTAKEDKGHLCFRCGEPAHHARACTTASPKCLLCEALGAPSVHRMGGPACAPSKKGTKGAARGSTAARGNEKGSPSQSDAKPANKETNLGRSRRAQDLLYQTIRESTVALAVVAEPPSMGGRPDGKPSQHSAPEKAAQSDRHQNH